GCCGTTAAACCCACTAAAATCAATAAATGTGATAAATCAAATTGCACTTGTTGCCTCCCTCTATAATAGTAATGGCAGAAGATATGAGTAAAAAAAGCCCAAAAATCGCAAACCTCATAAAAGACTGTAATGGGTTACACGACCCCCATTACACCGGTTTTTTTAAATGTTTCAATCAACAGCTCTATTATGAAGCCCATGATGTCCTTGAAGAACTCTGGCTTCAGCAGAAAAACCATCCGGCCTATCATTACTATAAAGGCTTAATCCAAGCTGCCGGGGGGTTTGTCCATCTTAAACTCCATTTCACACACCCCACCCACCATGTGCATGGTAAAAGGCTCGAACCCGCCGCAAAATTATTTGCGCTGGCCCGGAAAAACCTCCTTCCTTACAGTCCGGTTTACATGGATTTACCGATTGCCCCGTTAATCCGTTTACTGGATGAATACGAGGACAAAGTACGTGCAGGTAATTTCCTCCTAAATCCCTACCATCCCGATTCCGCCCCAGAGATTATCTTTCCCCTAAAACCCATTTAAGAAGTCTCTATCGATAAAGAACTATTTCTTGTTGTTCACCCAGATTTTCACTACATAAATACCCATGTCTTCAGATCAATCTTCATTAGATTCCCGTCTTGAATGGTATGTGAAAGCTCGTTACGGCCTTTTTATCCACTACGGTCTGTATACTCTCCTCCAGCGGGGTGAATGGGTGATGAACCGCGAGCAAATCGCGCCGGAGGAATATTCCAAACTCGCCGGTCAATTCCGTGCAGAAAATTTTAATGCAGAAGAGATTGCCCAACTTGCTGTGGATGCTGGGATGAAATATGTAATTCTCTCAACCATGCACCACGAAGGCTTCAGGCTCTACGATACCAAACTCACGGACTATAATAGTGTCAAATCCCCTTGTGGCCGAGATCTGGTCCGCGAGCTTGTCGATGCCTGCCGTGCGAAGGGACTAAAGATCGGCCTCTACCATAGCTTGAATAACTGGTACGATAAACCCGACTCTGTGGAAGCCCTCGAAGACAAAGCTTCTTATGAGCTTTTTATCGAGCATACTTTTGCCCGCCTGAAAGAACTCGTCACTCTCTTTAACCCCATCGACATTATGTGGTATGATGGTTGGTGGCCTTTTAATGCCGAGGAATGGCAGTCCCAAAAAATGAATGAAATGATCAGCGCAATCCAGCCTCAGATCATTTTTAACGGACGCAACGGTCTCCCCGGCGACATGGGCACCCCCGAGGGCCATGTCAGTGCACCTACCCCATGGCGGCCTTGGGAAGCCTGCATCACTCACAATAACAGCTGGGGCTTTCATGCCGGGGATGAAGACTGGAAGTCACCTCGCGATATTGCAGACATGCTCATTAAATGTGCCTCCCAAAAGGGCAATTTGCTCTTTAACGTCGGCCCGAAACCAGACGGTTCATTGCCCACCCCCACCGTCAAAGCCCTCCGTGAAGTCGGCTCTTGGCTCAAGAACGTGGGTGAAGCCATCTATGACACGGACTTTTTCTCCTATGATCTCATGGAGCAAAATGCACGGCCCGGTTCGGAATTTAACCATCACGGTTCCTTCAGCGCCAAAGGCAACTCGATGTATTTTTTTGTCCGCCGTTGGGTCGCCCACGAGCTCACCCTCTGCGGGGTCTGCGGTAAGATCAAAAATGTCACCCTCTTGAATACCGGCGAAAAACTTTCCTTCATCCAAAACGAAGGTAAAGTCGTTATTACGGGGCTCCCCGCAATAACACCTGACCCGGTTTGCCCCGTGATCAAATACGAGTTTGAGGGTGCTCCCGGCATGTATATGACCGGTGGTATACGCACTCCCCAGGTGAAACATCCTCACTACGATCCTTGCCCTTCGGATATCGCCCATTAATTAGCCACCGAAACAGAGGTTTTTTACTCCGGCAGCGGTGCAGGTGCTCAGGACTTTGGCGATGACTCCGTGCTGGGTCATGGGTGATGGGGTGATCACCACTGTCTGTCCCGGGCCATAACGGGACATGATTTCATTTAATCTGCTGCGAAGTTCACTCATATCCTCCTCCTTATTTTGAAGGGGGAGATTATTCCAAAAGACCACTCCATTTTCATCGATATCTAAGTTAATGGGAAGAGAAACGGTTGTATCTTGAGCAGCGCCGTTTTTTGGGATTCGGGGCAGACTCACTCCCAGTTCCTGTTCCTTTTGTTGGAGATTGGCCGAAGCCATAAAAAAGAGCAGAAGGACAAAAACCACATCCACCATCGGAGCAATTTGCAGCCCCACATCTCCGTCTAAATTTGCACTGCCACCCATAAGACCTCCTTATTTTGGTATTATCTTATCAGACACATGCCTCCCTGTAGATGTTCCCGAATAAATCCATTATTCTCATCACTGCGCAATTATCTTCGCCACCTTCGTGTCTCCGAGGTTCAATCCCCCTGACATTCTCTTTTTTTTAGACTTTCGACTTTCTCCCCCTATCCTAACGGGATTGCATCATATAGTCCAATGGTTACCCCGACACATCGGTAATCCCTCCCCGGACAATCGGAAGATTGTCCCTCCATCTTTTTCTTCGTGGTGCAATTTGCTCCCCAGATGGCCAGCCGGGCCGTTTACCCTACACACTCGTTCGACAGGCTTCTTCCTTTGTGCCTTTCATGATCTTCGTGGTGATTTTCCTCTTCCCATCGGACACGCTCCTTTCCGTGTAGATCGTTTCATCCGGCTTCGCCGGGAGTAGAGCACGAGGAACACTTCTCGATCCCCCCCGCCCGCTCTCGCCTTGATCTTTGGTGCCAGCCTTAACCCGTGGTGCGTAGTCCGCTTGCGATAGCATTAACTGAGAGCAGGAGCTCGGGGAGCATGATCTCAGCCTCATCCTCGATCCCATCAGCGAGCAATTTGCGCCAGGCCTGGAGGAGACCGACTTGCTGGAGATGGAGGACACGGAGGGGTTCCGCCCGCAGCTGGAGTGTCTTCCAGAATCTCGGACGTCGTTCCTCGATGGGTTTACCGAAAATCTTTACGATATATTTTTGTGACCGTAGGTATTCCTCCTCGATCATCGGGAAAATCGATTGGTGAACCTTTGGATCATTGACCAGCCCGGAATAAATCTTCATAAACCCGAGATCAGCACTGGCGAGATTCGTCTCCACATTCACGAGCACATACTTCAGGAAAGCCCAAGACTTTAATGCATCGACCAGCTCAGAAA
The Verrucomicrobiota bacterium DNA segment above includes these coding regions:
- a CDS encoding DUF309 domain-containing protein produces the protein MSKKSPKIANLIKDCNGLHDPHYTGFFKCFNQQLYYEAHDVLEELWLQQKNHPAYHYYKGLIQAAGGFVHLKLHFTHPTHHVHGKRLEPAAKLFALARKNLLPYSPVYMDLPIAPLIRLLDEYEDKVRAGNFLLNPYHPDSAPEIIFPLKPI
- a CDS encoding alpha-L-fucosidase: MSSDQSSLDSRLEWYVKARYGLFIHYGLYTLLQRGEWVMNREQIAPEEYSKLAGQFRAENFNAEEIAQLAVDAGMKYVILSTMHHEGFRLYDTKLTDYNSVKSPCGRDLVRELVDACRAKGLKIGLYHSLNNWYDKPDSVEALEDKASYELFIEHTFARLKELVTLFNPIDIMWYDGWWPFNAEEWQSQKMNEMISAIQPQIIFNGRNGLPGDMGTPEGHVSAPTPWRPWEACITHNNSWGFHAGDEDWKSPRDIADMLIKCASQKGNLLFNVGPKPDGSLPTPTVKALREVGSWLKNVGEAIYDTDFFSYDLMEQNARPGSEFNHHGSFSAKGNSMYFFVRRWVAHELTLCGVCGKIKNVTLLNTGEKLSFIQNEGKVVITGLPAITPDPVCPVIKYEFEGAPGMYMTGGIRTPQVKHPHYDPCPSDIAH
- a CDS encoding biopolymer transporter ExbD, which codes for MGGSANLDGDVGLQIAPMVDVVFVLLLFFMASANLQQKEQELGVSLPRIPKNGAAQDTTVSLPINLDIDENGVVFWNNLPLQNKEEDMSELRSRLNEIMSRYGPGQTVVITPSPMTQHGVIAKVLSTCTAAGVKNLCFGG